A region from the Corylus avellana chromosome ca7, CavTom2PMs-1.0 genome encodes:
- the LOC132186220 gene encoding uncharacterized protein LOC132186220 isoform X1, whose amino-acid sequence MSSENEDQNSLDQPAETNHESHKKLRFSYTREFLLSLCELDVCKQLPGGFDPSILSELEDSFQDRQRISGGLSSQSFRRNEYGSSPPTRGDLSSYSRGVQGRWESRSVRSERDSDSQSDWESDSGRRYGNQPRRSWQVPEHDGLLGSGSFPRPSGYAAGVSAPKIRANEPVQLSKSNEPYHPPRPYKAVPHSRREGNDSLNDETFGSSEYTSEDRAEEERKRRASFELMRKEQHKAFQEKQKLNPDKRKDEFDLTTLLEDSKDEKRLLNRSNESDYPVIIKTSNKDSEKPSLPPQISQSRPLVPPGFASTISERNSGPKPAIHPRTTEVVNPELGNSLSNAKGNQMLDGTSDNQVEKQSAEQKGLIEQQLGSTIINISISNKSDKNLNVPSSKTIYVDSQLHNTSHLSEALETSENIEAIELNAGKVTGNKIVDESNQVHSTSILDKLFGSTLISSDGGSSSFTEHHDSKADEAWSPRAAHSSKFARWFLEEEKKPVDDLSSSGPNDLLSLIVGGEKVGSQVSDLKNTENILPNFPSESSKPAEGHTTSNITSAVVENSEQLYKNNKPQAVPAVLTCEYLEQSILSEISESGSTLRPPVQVLSIPDAKAEQPKANIDDHASQHLLSLLQKGTGLKDIAPSPNLDIGSSDKPHNSDGASFDTAPQTKEVNADKSSNSQNLTLETLFGTAFMKELQSVGAPVSVQRGSVGSARVDVSQPHEFPFPVMDDGLVLKNEIGSNTTSYESNVLTSKQRLQTKPVKIEEQWLGFDDLQRGLDSAQPHTRLKSKLDGFDGPVDMRLPEEDSLITANAPLNLQNYATAGNTARTELLPFPNTEVDIAEKLAAFNIFKDERSFMGGQEGPPFLRGPYDVREPDVPYQNLSIQSSSPQLHPPHSNHAGPLFHPLDSHPGNITSQMKFMPPEGIIRHDPPNHQFPANILRPPFHHPSTGLTGFDSPSHHPMLQQMHMSGNFAPPHMLQGFPRSAPMPAQPNRGAPLPPHVNNQMTGFAPELNPLQAFPFGHRQPNFAGLGMRPPAPEVGGGSNHPEAIQRLIELELRSNSKQIQSFPGGGHGQGIYGHELDMGFGYR is encoded by the exons ATGAGCTCAGAGAACGAAGACCAAAACTCATTGGACCAGCCGGCGGAAACGAATCATGAATCACACAA GAAGTTGAGATTTTCATATACAAGGGAGTTCTTATTGTCATTATGCGAATTGGATGTTTGCAAACAGTTGCCTGGTGGGTTTGACCCATCTATTCTAAG tGAGTTGGAGGATTCTTTCCAAGATCGGCAAAGAATTTCTGGTGGTTTGTCATCACAAAGTTTCAGGCGTAATGAATATGGTTCATCCCCACCTACCAGAGGGGATTTGAGTAGCTATTCTCGGGGTGTCCAGGGAAGATGGGAAAGTCGTTCTGTACGGAGTGAAAGAGACAGTGACTCACAATCTGATTGGGAGTCAG ATTCTGGTAGACGTTATGGCAACCAACCTCGGCGATCTTGGCAAGTTCCTGAGCATGATGGACTTCTTGGTAGTGGTTCTTTTCCAAGACCATCTGGATATGCAGCCGGAGTGTCGGCTCCAAAGATTCGAGCTAATGAACCCGTCCAGCTTAGTAAGAGCAATGAGCCATACCATCCTCCTCGTCCTTATAAG GCAGTACCTCACTCACGCAGGGAAGGCAATGATTCACTCAACGATGAAACATTTGGTTCTTCTGAGTATACAAGTGAGGATAGAGCAgaagaggaaagaaagagaagag CTTCCTTTGAGTTAATGAGAAAGGAACAACATAAAGCATTCCAAGAAAAGCAGAAGTTAAATCCAGATAAGCGTAAAGATGAGTTTGACCTAACCACTCTGCTGGAGGATTCAAAAGATGAGAAGAGACTTTTGAATAGAAGCAATGAGTCTGATTACCCCGTGATAATAAAAACATCGAATAAAGATTCTGAAAAACCTTCTCTCCCCCCACAAATTTCTCAATCCAGACCACTTGTACCACCAGGTTTTGCAAGCACGATTTCGGAAAGGAACTCTGGACCCAAGCCTGCAATTCATCCCCGTACAACGGAG GTTGTGAATCCTGAACTTGGGAACAGCCTTTCAAATGCCAAAGGTAACCAAATGTTAGATGGGACTTCCGATAATCAAGTGGAGAAACAATCGGCAGAGCAGAAAGGTTTGATTGAGCAGCAACTGGGAAGCACtattattaatatttcaattagtAACAAGAGTGACAAGAATCTGAATGTACCATCTAGTAAGACAATTTATGTGGATAGTCAATTGCACAATACTTCTCATCTTTCAGAAGCCTTGGAAACTTCAGAAAATATAGAAGCCATTGAGCTTAATGCTGGGAAGGTGACAGGGAATAAAATAGTTGATGAATCCAATCAAGTTCATTCAACTTCAATCCTAGATAAGCTTTTTGGCTCCACTTTAATATCAAGCGATGGTGGGTCCTCTAGTTTCACTGAG CATCATGATAGTAAAGCAGATGAGGCTTGGAGCCCTCGTGCTGCCCATTCTTCCAAGTTTGCTCGTTGGTTTCTTGAAGAAG AAAAGAAACCGGTGGATGATCTCTCCTCCAGCGGGCCAAATGACTTGCTCTCTTTGATTGTTGGTGGTGAGAAAGTTGGATCCCAGGTTTCTGATTTGAAGAATACTGAGAACATTTTACCTAATTTTCCTTCTGAAAGCTCCAAACCTGCAGAGGGGCATACGACTTCAAATATAACATCTGCTGTAGTTGAAAATTCTGAGCAGTTGTACAAGAATAATAAACCTCAGGCGGTTCCAGCTGTCCTTACTTGTGAATACCTTGAACAGTCAATTTTGTCAGAAATTAGCGAAAGTGGCTCGACTTTGCGGCCACCTGTTCAAGTCTTGAGCATTCCTGATGCAAAGGCTGAGCAGCCAAAAGCTAATATTGATGATCATGCATCTCAGCACCTCCTTTCACTGTTACAGAAGGGAACAGGCCTGAAAGATATTGCACCATCCCCCAATCTAGACATCGGATCTTCAGATAAACCACATAACAGTGACGGGGCAAGTTTTGACACTGCACCTCAGACAAAAGAGGTAAATGCTGATAAATCTTCCAATTCACAGAATCTGACTCTTGAAACACTCTTTGGAACTGCTTTTATGAAGGAGCTGCAGTCAGTTGGAGCACCAGTTTCCGTCCAGAGAGGCTCAGTTGGGTCTGCGAGAGTTGATGTTTCACAGCCTCATGAGTTTCCTTTTCCTGTTATGGATGATGGCCTTgttcttaaaaatgaaattggGTCCAATACAACTAGTTATGAAAGCAATGTTTTGACCTCCAAGCAAAGACTGCAAACCAAACCTGTAAAGATTGAAGAGCAATGGTTAGGTTTTGATGATCTTCAAAGAGGACTGGATTCAGCACAGCCTCATACTCGATTAAAGTCTAAGCTTGATGGCTTTGACGGCCCTGTTGATATGCGACTTCCTGAAGAGGATAGCTTGATTACAGCTAATGCTCCTTTGAACCTTCAAAACTATGCGACTGCTGGGAATACAGCTAGAACTGAGTTGTTACCCTTCCCAAACACTGAAGTTGACATTGCTGAAAAACTAGCAGCTTTCAACATCTTCAAAGATGAAAGATCTTTCATGGGAGGTCAAGAAGGTCCACCTTTTCTTCGTGGTCCTTATGATGTGAGGGAGCCTGATGTTCCCTATCAGAATCTTAGCATCCAGTCATCTTCCCCACAGCTTCACCCCCCTCATTCTAATCATGCAGGACCGTTATTCCATCCATTAGATTCTCATCCTGGTAATATTACTTCTCAGATGAAGTTTATGCCACCAGAGGGAATCATCCGTCATGATCCTCCAAATCATCAATTTCCTGCAAATATTCTTCGTCCTCCGTTCCATCACCCTAGCACTGGATTGACTGGGTTTGATTCTCCCAGTCATCACCCTATGTTGCAACAGATGCATATGTCAGGCAACTTCGCTCCACCTCACATGCTTCAAGGATTTCCCAGGAGTGCACCAATGCCGGCTCAGCCAAATAGGGGTGCACCTCTGCCTCCTCATGTTAACAATCAGATGACTGGTTTTGCGCCTGAACTCAACCCACTGCAAGCTTTTCCTTTTGGTCACCGGCAGCCCAACTTTGCTGGTCTTGGAATGCGACCGCCAG CTCCTGAAGTTGGTGGTGGAAGTAATCACCCAGAGGCCATCCAAAGGCTTATTGAGCTGGAACTCAGGTCA
- the LOC132186220 gene encoding uncharacterized protein LOC132186220 isoform X2 → MSSENEDQNSLDQPAETNHESHKKLRFSYTREFLLSLCELDVCKQLPGGFDPSILSELEDSFQDRQRISGGLSSQSFRRNEYGSSPPTRGDLSSYSRGVQGRWESRSVRSERDSDSQSDWESDSGRRYGNQPRRSWQVPEHDGLLGSGSFPRPSGYAAGVSAPKIRANEPVQLSKSNEPYHPPRPYKAVPHSRREGNDSLNDETFGSSEYTSEDRAEEERKRRASFELMRKEQHKAFQEKQKLNPDKRKDEFDLTTLLEDSKDEKRLLNRSNESDYPVIIKTSNKDSEKPSLPPQISQSRPLVPPGFASTISERNSGPKPAIHPRTTEVVNPELGNSLSNAKGNQMLDGTSDNQVEKQSAEQKEALETSENIEAIELNAGKVTGNKIVDESNQVHSTSILDKLFGSTLISSDGGSSSFTEHHDSKADEAWSPRAAHSSKFARWFLEEEKKPVDDLSSSGPNDLLSLIVGGEKVGSQVSDLKNTENILPNFPSESSKPAEGHTTSNITSAVVENSEQLYKNNKPQAVPAVLTCEYLEQSILSEISESGSTLRPPVQVLSIPDAKAEQPKANIDDHASQHLLSLLQKGTGLKDIAPSPNLDIGSSDKPHNSDGASFDTAPQTKEVNADKSSNSQNLTLETLFGTAFMKELQSVGAPVSVQRGSVGSARVDVSQPHEFPFPVMDDGLVLKNEIGSNTTSYESNVLTSKQRLQTKPVKIEEQWLGFDDLQRGLDSAQPHTRLKSKLDGFDGPVDMRLPEEDSLITANAPLNLQNYATAGNTARTELLPFPNTEVDIAEKLAAFNIFKDERSFMGGQEGPPFLRGPYDVREPDVPYQNLSIQSSSPQLHPPHSNHAGPLFHPLDSHPGNITSQMKFMPPEGIIRHDPPNHQFPANILRPPFHHPSTGLTGFDSPSHHPMLQQMHMSGNFAPPHMLQGFPRSAPMPAQPNRGAPLPPHVNNQMTGFAPELNPLQAFPFGHRQPNFAGLGMRPPAPEVGGGSNHPEAIQRLIELELRSNSKQIQSFPGGGHGQGIYGHELDMGFGYR, encoded by the exons ATGAGCTCAGAGAACGAAGACCAAAACTCATTGGACCAGCCGGCGGAAACGAATCATGAATCACACAA GAAGTTGAGATTTTCATATACAAGGGAGTTCTTATTGTCATTATGCGAATTGGATGTTTGCAAACAGTTGCCTGGTGGGTTTGACCCATCTATTCTAAG tGAGTTGGAGGATTCTTTCCAAGATCGGCAAAGAATTTCTGGTGGTTTGTCATCACAAAGTTTCAGGCGTAATGAATATGGTTCATCCCCACCTACCAGAGGGGATTTGAGTAGCTATTCTCGGGGTGTCCAGGGAAGATGGGAAAGTCGTTCTGTACGGAGTGAAAGAGACAGTGACTCACAATCTGATTGGGAGTCAG ATTCTGGTAGACGTTATGGCAACCAACCTCGGCGATCTTGGCAAGTTCCTGAGCATGATGGACTTCTTGGTAGTGGTTCTTTTCCAAGACCATCTGGATATGCAGCCGGAGTGTCGGCTCCAAAGATTCGAGCTAATGAACCCGTCCAGCTTAGTAAGAGCAATGAGCCATACCATCCTCCTCGTCCTTATAAG GCAGTACCTCACTCACGCAGGGAAGGCAATGATTCACTCAACGATGAAACATTTGGTTCTTCTGAGTATACAAGTGAGGATAGAGCAgaagaggaaagaaagagaagag CTTCCTTTGAGTTAATGAGAAAGGAACAACATAAAGCATTCCAAGAAAAGCAGAAGTTAAATCCAGATAAGCGTAAAGATGAGTTTGACCTAACCACTCTGCTGGAGGATTCAAAAGATGAGAAGAGACTTTTGAATAGAAGCAATGAGTCTGATTACCCCGTGATAATAAAAACATCGAATAAAGATTCTGAAAAACCTTCTCTCCCCCCACAAATTTCTCAATCCAGACCACTTGTACCACCAGGTTTTGCAAGCACGATTTCGGAAAGGAACTCTGGACCCAAGCCTGCAATTCATCCCCGTACAACGGAG GTTGTGAATCCTGAACTTGGGAACAGCCTTTCAAATGCCAAAGGTAACCAAATGTTAGATGGGACTTCCGATAATCAAGTGGAGAAACAATCGGCAGAGCAGAAAG AAGCCTTGGAAACTTCAGAAAATATAGAAGCCATTGAGCTTAATGCTGGGAAGGTGACAGGGAATAAAATAGTTGATGAATCCAATCAAGTTCATTCAACTTCAATCCTAGATAAGCTTTTTGGCTCCACTTTAATATCAAGCGATGGTGGGTCCTCTAGTTTCACTGAG CATCATGATAGTAAAGCAGATGAGGCTTGGAGCCCTCGTGCTGCCCATTCTTCCAAGTTTGCTCGTTGGTTTCTTGAAGAAG AAAAGAAACCGGTGGATGATCTCTCCTCCAGCGGGCCAAATGACTTGCTCTCTTTGATTGTTGGTGGTGAGAAAGTTGGATCCCAGGTTTCTGATTTGAAGAATACTGAGAACATTTTACCTAATTTTCCTTCTGAAAGCTCCAAACCTGCAGAGGGGCATACGACTTCAAATATAACATCTGCTGTAGTTGAAAATTCTGAGCAGTTGTACAAGAATAATAAACCTCAGGCGGTTCCAGCTGTCCTTACTTGTGAATACCTTGAACAGTCAATTTTGTCAGAAATTAGCGAAAGTGGCTCGACTTTGCGGCCACCTGTTCAAGTCTTGAGCATTCCTGATGCAAAGGCTGAGCAGCCAAAAGCTAATATTGATGATCATGCATCTCAGCACCTCCTTTCACTGTTACAGAAGGGAACAGGCCTGAAAGATATTGCACCATCCCCCAATCTAGACATCGGATCTTCAGATAAACCACATAACAGTGACGGGGCAAGTTTTGACACTGCACCTCAGACAAAAGAGGTAAATGCTGATAAATCTTCCAATTCACAGAATCTGACTCTTGAAACACTCTTTGGAACTGCTTTTATGAAGGAGCTGCAGTCAGTTGGAGCACCAGTTTCCGTCCAGAGAGGCTCAGTTGGGTCTGCGAGAGTTGATGTTTCACAGCCTCATGAGTTTCCTTTTCCTGTTATGGATGATGGCCTTgttcttaaaaatgaaattggGTCCAATACAACTAGTTATGAAAGCAATGTTTTGACCTCCAAGCAAAGACTGCAAACCAAACCTGTAAAGATTGAAGAGCAATGGTTAGGTTTTGATGATCTTCAAAGAGGACTGGATTCAGCACAGCCTCATACTCGATTAAAGTCTAAGCTTGATGGCTTTGACGGCCCTGTTGATATGCGACTTCCTGAAGAGGATAGCTTGATTACAGCTAATGCTCCTTTGAACCTTCAAAACTATGCGACTGCTGGGAATACAGCTAGAACTGAGTTGTTACCCTTCCCAAACACTGAAGTTGACATTGCTGAAAAACTAGCAGCTTTCAACATCTTCAAAGATGAAAGATCTTTCATGGGAGGTCAAGAAGGTCCACCTTTTCTTCGTGGTCCTTATGATGTGAGGGAGCCTGATGTTCCCTATCAGAATCTTAGCATCCAGTCATCTTCCCCACAGCTTCACCCCCCTCATTCTAATCATGCAGGACCGTTATTCCATCCATTAGATTCTCATCCTGGTAATATTACTTCTCAGATGAAGTTTATGCCACCAGAGGGAATCATCCGTCATGATCCTCCAAATCATCAATTTCCTGCAAATATTCTTCGTCCTCCGTTCCATCACCCTAGCACTGGATTGACTGGGTTTGATTCTCCCAGTCATCACCCTATGTTGCAACAGATGCATATGTCAGGCAACTTCGCTCCACCTCACATGCTTCAAGGATTTCCCAGGAGTGCACCAATGCCGGCTCAGCCAAATAGGGGTGCACCTCTGCCTCCTCATGTTAACAATCAGATGACTGGTTTTGCGCCTGAACTCAACCCACTGCAAGCTTTTCCTTTTGGTCACCGGCAGCCCAACTTTGCTGGTCTTGGAATGCGACCGCCAG CTCCTGAAGTTGGTGGTGGAAGTAATCACCCAGAGGCCATCCAAAGGCTTATTGAGCTGGAACTCAGGTCA